The genomic DNA TGGTCACCGTCAGGCTCCAGTCCGCGTTGAGGGAGGACGGCATGACGTTGGGGAACAGCGTCAGGAAGAGCATCACCACCGCGGCCACGATGGTCAGCCCCGACAGGGCGAACGCCCAGCCCTCACGCCTTACTTGGGCTGCCACCAGCGCGGCGACGAGCGCCAGCACGGCCACGATCATCGCCGCCATGGACTTGCCGTCGCCACTGTCGGCCTGGGTCCAGAGCAGGAAGACGAGCGCCAGCACGGCGGCCACCAGGCCGACCTTGAGCGCCAGCTTGCGCGCCCGCTCCCGGATATCCCCGACGGTCTTCAGGCCGACGAAAACGGTCCCGTGGAACGTGAACAGCGTCAGTGTGACCAGGCCGCCGAGAAGGGCGTACGGGTTGAGCAGATCCCCGAAGCTGCCCACGTACTCGAACTTCGAGTCGATCTTCACTCCGTGCACGATGTTGCCGAAGGCCACACCCCACAGGAACGCGGGGATCAGCGAGGTCCAGAAGATCGCGGTCTCCCAGTTGCGCTGCCAGCCCTCCTCGGGCCGCTTCGCCCGGTACTCGAAGGCGACACCGCGCACGATCAGGCAGACCAGGATGATCAGCAGCGGCAGATAGAAGCCGGAGAAGAGCGTGGCGTACCACTCGGGGAAGGCGGCGAAGGTCGCGGCGCCCGCGGAGATGAGCCACACCTCGTTGCCGTCCCAGACGGGTCCGATGGTGTTGATGAGGACCCGCTTCTCGGTGCGGTCGCGGGCCAGCAGCTTGGTGAGGACACCGACCCCGAAGTCGAAGCCCTCCAGGAAGAAGTAGCCGGTCCAGAGGACGGCGATGAGTACGAACCAGACGTCGTGAAGATGCATGACTCAGCTGCTCCCTGGCCTAGTAGGAGAAGGCCATCGGCTTGTCGGCGTCATGGGAGTCGCCGCCGATCCTGGTGGGCGGGTTGAGATCGGACTCGGTGAGTTCGGGCGGTCCGGCCTTGACGTACTTCGCGAGCAGCTTGACCTCGATGACGGCGAGGATCGCGTAGAGCGACGTGAAGATGATCATCGAGGTGAGGACCTCACCCTGCGAGACACCGGGGGAGACCGCGTCCCGGGTCCGCAGTACGCCGTAGACGGCCCACGGCTGCCGGCCCGTCTCGGTGAAGATCCAGCCCCACGAGTTGGCGATCAGCGGGAAGCCCAGGGTCAGGATCGCGATGCGCCAGTACCACTTGGTGAGCGTCGGACCGAGCGCCTTGTTCTTGAAGAGCACCAGGTGCGGCACCTCGTCGTCGCCGACCCGCAGCTGCTGCGGCAGCATGAACTTCTTCCTGGTCAGCCAGAGTCCGGCCAGTCCGATGGCGAAGGACGCCATGCCGAAGCCGATCATCCAGCGGAAGCCCCAGAAGGCGACCGGGATGTTGGGCCGGTAGTCGCCGGGCCCGTACTGCTCCTGCTCGGCCTTGTTGGTGTCGTTGATGCCGGGGACGTACGAGGTGAAGCTGTCCGAAGAGAGGAAGGAGAGTATTCCGGGGACCTCGATGGCAACGGTGTTGTGGCCCTTGTCCACATCCCCGTACGCGAAGATCGAGAACGGCGCGGAGTCCTGGCCGTCCCACAGCGCCTCGGCGGCTGCCATCTTCATCGGCTGCTGCTTGAACATGACCTTGCCGAGGAAGTCGCCGCTGACCGCGGTGAGCAGTCCGGCGATGACCACGGTGACCAGGCCGAGCCGCAGCGAGGTCTTCATCACGGGGATGTGCTTCTTGCGGGACAGGTGGTAGGCGGCGATGCCCACCATGAAGGCACCGCCCGTGAGGAAGGACGCGGAGAGGGTGTGGAAGACCTGCGTGAGCGTGGTGTTCTGGGTCAGCACCTGCCAGAAGTCGGTGAGCTCCGCGCGCCCCTTCTCCCTGTTGATCCGGTAGCCGACGGGGTGCTGCATCCAGGAGTTGGCCGCGAGGATGAAATACGCCGACAGGATCGTGCCGAGGGAGACCATCCAGAGGCAGGCCAGGTGGATCTTCTTCGGCAGCTTGTCCCAGCCGAAGATCCACAGCCCGATGAAGGTGGACTCGAAGAAGAAGGCGATCAGGGACTCGAAGGCGAGCGGGGCACCGAAGACGTCGCCGACGAAACGCGAGTAGTCGGACCAGTTCATGCCGAACTGGAACTCCTGGACGATGCCGGTGACGACACCCATCGCGATGTTGATCAGGAAGAGCTTGCCCCAGAACTTTGTGGCCCTGAGGTACTTCTCGTTCTCCGTGCGCACCCAGGCGGTCTGCAAGCCGGCGGTGAGCGCGGCGAGGGAGATCGTCAGGGGGATGAAGAGGAAGTGGTAGACGGTGGTGATGCCGAACTGCCATCGCGCCAGGGTCTCCGGCGCCAGAGCCAATTCCACGTCGTTCTCCTTTCGTCGCCGTGGTCACAGCGGCAGTTTGCCGTGCATGTCACACACATCACGGGACAACCCGGACACGCTTGTGAACGCGTTCACATTCACAAGCAATTATGACCCATGGCTGTTCGAAGTCAGAGGGGTGGGGGGTCCCTAAGAACGGACCCCGTCACCTCTCTGCCGAAAACGGGCCCCGCGGATACGGCTCTCCCGGCCCGCAGGACATCTCACCGCGACCCTCGCCGACACCCCGACCGACCCAGGCCCTGCCGAAGGCCCGTACGCGTAGAACACCTGGACAACGGACCGTCTTCGCCGGAGGGCCGGGAAGACCCCGGAGGGCCCCGGAGCGAGCCACGAAAACCCCGGGAGTCCCGGGATTCCCGGAGCCCCCGGAGCCCCCGGAGCCCCCCGGTGCACTAGAGCTCCTTGCGGAACCGTTCCGTCACCTTCAGGAAGATGTCGTTCGCCTCGTTCTCGCCGACCGTCACACGCACCCCTTCGCCGGCGAACGGCCGTACGACGACACCGGCCTGCTCACAGGCGGCCGCGAAGTCGAGCGTGCGCTCCCCCAGCCGCAGCCACACGAAGTTCGCCTGTGTCTCGGGCACCGTCCAGCCCTGCTCGCGCAGCGAGGCGACCACGCGCTGGCGCTCGCACACCAATGCGCCGACCCGGCCGAGCAGTTCGTCCTCGGCGCGCAGCGAGGCCACCGCGGCGTCCTGCGCCAGCTGGCTCACTCCGAACGGGACCGCCGTCTTGCGCAGCGCCGCCGCCACCGGCTCGTGGGCGATCGCGAACCCCACGCGCAGCCCCGCGAGGCCGTACGCCTTCGAGAACGTCCGCAGCACACAGACGTTCGGCCGCTCCCGGTAGATGGCCACGCCGTCCGGCACCTCGGGGTCACGGATGAACTCGCGGTACGCCTCGTCCAGCACCACCAGCACATCGCTGGGCACCCGGTCGAGGAACCGCTCCAGCTCGGCCCGGCGCACCACCGTGCCCGTGGGGTTGTTGGGGTTACAGACGAAGATCAGCCGCGTACGGTCGGTGATCGCGTCCGCCATCGCGTCCAGGTCGTGCACATCGCCCGGCGTCAGCGGCACCTGTACGGAGGTCGCGCCGCTGACCTGCGTGATGATCGGGTAGGCCTCGAAGGACCGCCAGGCGTAGATCACCTCGTCGCCCGGACCGCTCGTGGCCTGGAGGAGCTGCTGGGCGACCCCGACCGAGCCGGTACCGGTGGCCAGGTGCGACAGGGGCACTCCGAAGCGCTCCGACAGCTCGCTCATCAGCCCCGAGCACGCCATGTCCGGGTAACGGTTGAAGGACCCGACCGACGAGGCCACGCTCTCCAACACACCCGGCAGCGGCGGATAGGGATTCTCGTTGGAGGACAGCTTGTACGCCACCGGTCCGGCGGCCGCGGCCGGCTTGCCGGGCTTGTAGGTGGGGATACCCTCCAGCTCGGCACGCAGCTTCGGGCTCGTCTCGCTCACCGCATCCTCCTCACGCACACCGACTGGCTGATGACCGCCACCGGCTTCCAATGCTTCTCACCTTATGAGGATTCGGCGCGCCTGCGTATGGCCGAGCAGGCATCGGACCACGAAGGCGCACGAAATGGGGGCGCGCCCCGCTTCCACGCACGCGCCGGTGGCTCGCGCCGTGGCGCGCATCCCTCGTGAAGGTGAGTTGAGACCTCTTCGAAACATGACCCACTTGGCAGGCCCATGCGCGTCGACAAGTCAGGTATTGCCATTGGATCGTTCAACTCCCTTGTAATCCAAGGTACTTCCACTTATTGATCTTGCAGAAACGTGCCTGTCAACGCGTGCATATGCGTCCGCCCTACCCCACCGCATGAGCCCTACTATCGGCTCGCCATGACAGCAGCAGGGAAGCACCAGGTGAGCCGGGCGGAGACCTCCCGCCGAGGCGGTCGGCCAGGCCGGGCAGGCATCAGAGACGTGGCCGCGGCAGCCGGGGTCTCCATCACGACCGTCTCCGACGCCCTCAACGGCAAGGG from Streptomyces avermitilis MA-4680 = NBRC 14893 includes the following:
- a CDS encoding cytochrome ubiquinol oxidase subunit I; the protein is MELALAPETLARWQFGITTVYHFLFIPLTISLAALTAGLQTAWVRTENEKYLRATKFWGKLFLINIAMGVVTGIVQEFQFGMNWSDYSRFVGDVFGAPLAFESLIAFFFESTFIGLWIFGWDKLPKKIHLACLWMVSLGTILSAYFILAANSWMQHPVGYRINREKGRAELTDFWQVLTQNTTLTQVFHTLSASFLTGGAFMVGIAAYHLSRKKHIPVMKTSLRLGLVTVVIAGLLTAVSGDFLGKVMFKQQPMKMAAAEALWDGQDSAPFSIFAYGDVDKGHNTVAIEVPGILSFLSSDSFTSYVPGINDTNKAEQEQYGPGDYRPNIPVAFWGFRWMIGFGMASFAIGLAGLWLTRKKFMLPQQLRVGDDEVPHLVLFKNKALGPTLTKWYWRIAILTLGFPLIANSWGWIFTETGRQPWAVYGVLRTRDAVSPGVSQGEVLTSMIIFTSLYAILAVIEVKLLAKYVKAGPPELTESDLNPPTRIGGDSHDADKPMAFSY
- the cydB gene encoding cytochrome d ubiquinol oxidase subunit II, with amino-acid sequence MHLHDVWFVLIAVLWTGYFFLEGFDFGVGVLTKLLARDRTEKRVLINTIGPVWDGNEVWLISAGAATFAAFPEWYATLFSGFYLPLLIILVCLIVRGVAFEYRAKRPEEGWQRNWETAIFWTSLIPAFLWGVAFGNIVHGVKIDSKFEYVGSFGDLLNPYALLGGLVTLTLFTFHGTVFVGLKTVGDIRERARKLALKVGLVAAVLALVFLLWTQADSGDGKSMAAMIVAVLALVAALVAAQVRREGWAFALSGLTIVAAVVMLFLTLFPNVMPSSLNADWSLTVTNASSSPYTLKIMTWCAGIATPFVLLYQSWTYWVFRKRIGTQHIADAAH
- the hisC gene encoding histidinol-phosphate transaminase, giving the protein MSETSPKLRAELEGIPTYKPGKPAAAAGPVAYKLSSNENPYPPLPGVLESVASSVGSFNRYPDMACSGLMSELSERFGVPLSHLATGTGSVGVAQQLLQATSGPGDEVIYAWRSFEAYPIITQVSGATSVQVPLTPGDVHDLDAMADAITDRTRLIFVCNPNNPTGTVVRRAELERFLDRVPSDVLVVLDEAYREFIRDPEVPDGVAIYRERPNVCVLRTFSKAYGLAGLRVGFAIAHEPVAAALRKTAVPFGVSQLAQDAAVASLRAEDELLGRVGALVCERQRVVASLREQGWTVPETQANFVWLRLGERTLDFAAACEQAGVVVRPFAGEGVRVTVGENEANDIFLKVTERFRKEL